The Paenarthrobacter aurescens region TGCGCGCCCACACGGACATGGGGGACATTGCGGTGGAGCATGCCGCGGGCAGGTCCAAAATCAAGACCGGTTCAGGCAAGATCCGCATCCGCAGCATTGAAGGGGTTGCCACTGTAAAGAACGGCAACGGCAACACCTACATTGCCCAGGCATCCGGCGAACTGAGCGTCAGTGCAGCCAACGGCGACGTTTCGCTGGAGCGGACCGGCCTTTCCACCACCGTCAAAACATCCAGCGGGGACATCACTGTGGGCGAAGTGGTTGCCGGCAACCTCACGGTTCAGACTGCCGCGGGCACACTGACCGTGGGCGTGCGCGAAGGTACTGCTGCCTGGCTTGATCTGAACACCAAGTACGGACGTGTCCGCAACGGCCTTGAAGCCACCAGCGGACCGGGCGATACCAAGGACACAGTGGAGATCAGGGCCCGCAACGCATATGGCGACATCGCAGTGTCCCGCTCCCCCGTCACCGTGGTGTAGGCGGGCACTAGGCCGCGGCGACAGCCCTCTTGCGCCGGGCTTTGGCAAGCCG contains the following coding sequences:
- a CDS encoding DUF4097 family beta strand repeat-containing protein, coding for MGTLMVTFQTPQPIAVVVDVSIRGEILIVAREHHDTEVTVTARKAKRSLDVKMAEQTTVDYADGRLNIRLHPGFRHSWFSDGGAVQITVAVPVGSSLELKTAMGDISCEGEFGAADLRTDLGHIRVDHCGELRAHTDMGDIAVEHAAGRSKIKTGSGKIRIRSIEGVATVKNGNGNTYIAQASGELSVSAANGDVSLERTGLSTTVKTSSGDITVGEVVAGNLTVQTAAGTLTVGVREGTAAWLDLNTKYGRVRNGLEATSGPGDTKDTVEIRARNAYGDIAVSRSPVTVV